A stretch of Pseudoalteromonas sp. A25 DNA encodes these proteins:
- a CDS encoding alkaline phosphatase D family protein yields MKKISSILVVLLPTLALAQPEVHYEQCKSSFNYLGADYQGTTNKNNDGSQWCYLKNAQEGAYWGHVKVETIPQFKTKSGKTCRAPSSYQGEQFYGCSSRNHTTPWCYTSESDWEECDVVEPAEMLSHTHPKASKRLDRVALGSCFKTKGDMPEALARLITQQPDLFLWLGDNIYADTTDMSLMRRKYNEKKQNQEYHAFLEAKIPVMATWDDHDFGRNNDGKHYPERENAQKEYLRHFDVPQSDPRLNGRAGIYEAKMLGNAGEQTHVITLDARYFRSPTFSNYGKCEGEQSTMLGDQQWQWLETELAKPSELKLIASGIQVLPPLYQGRSMSNYCAYGQGEQFKAAIDALGEQDMSGTSYESWAEMPSERARLLRMVQKSINDGKTKAVIFLSGDQHWGEILQKDIPAHNEYGKQTTVYEITASGFGQNWPYHIENALRLPIYADNKGDGNYTKQCKLPFNYAGTTYQGCITRDHDKPWCYTELDENGKGIASKWGNCAPSGAKIPTGYVGNISANINNLTTSNRHLINKSGSNYGMLDIDWQNRTIKMSIQTADEEAVSTVITF; encoded by the coding sequence TGTGCTTTTGCCTACTCTGGCGTTGGCTCAACCAGAGGTCCATTACGAACAATGCAAAAGTAGCTTTAACTACCTAGGCGCCGACTACCAAGGCACAACCAATAAAAACAACGATGGTAGCCAATGGTGTTATCTTAAAAATGCCCAAGAAGGAGCCTACTGGGGCCATGTAAAAGTAGAAACTATTCCTCAATTTAAAACCAAAAGTGGCAAAACTTGCCGCGCTCCCTCAAGCTACCAAGGTGAACAGTTTTACGGATGCAGCTCTCGCAATCATACCACTCCTTGGTGCTACACCAGCGAGAGTGACTGGGAAGAATGTGATGTTGTCGAACCGGCTGAAATGCTCAGCCACACGCATCCAAAAGCGAGTAAACGTCTTGATAGAGTAGCGCTGGGTTCATGCTTTAAAACCAAAGGTGATATGCCTGAAGCGCTCGCTCGTTTGATCACTCAGCAACCAGATCTCTTTTTATGGCTCGGAGATAACATTTATGCTGATACCACTGACATGAGCCTAATGCGAAGAAAATACAATGAGAAAAAACAAAATCAAGAATATCATGCATTTCTAGAAGCCAAGATCCCAGTTATGGCAACTTGGGATGATCATGATTTTGGTCGAAACAACGACGGTAAACACTACCCTGAACGAGAAAATGCACAGAAAGAATATCTGCGTCACTTCGATGTGCCACAAAGCGACCCTCGCTTAAATGGTAGAGCAGGGATCTATGAAGCAAAGATGCTAGGTAATGCCGGTGAGCAAACGCACGTGATCACCCTTGACGCTCGCTATTTCCGCTCACCAACTTTCAGTAATTATGGCAAATGTGAAGGTGAACAAAGCACCATGCTTGGAGATCAGCAATGGCAATGGCTAGAGACAGAGCTGGCCAAACCATCAGAACTTAAGCTCATTGCCAGTGGTATTCAAGTGCTACCTCCCCTATATCAAGGCAGAAGTATGTCAAATTACTGTGCATATGGTCAGGGGGAGCAGTTTAAAGCTGCAATTGATGCACTAGGTGAGCAAGATATGTCTGGCACTAGCTATGAATCATGGGCTGAAATGCCCAGTGAACGAGCACGCCTGTTACGTATGGTACAAAAATCGATAAATGATGGAAAAACCAAAGCGGTGATCTTCTTATCTGGCGATCAGCACTGGGGTGAAATTTTACAAAAAGATATTCCTGCGCATAACGAGTATGGCAAGCAAACCACAGTCTATGAGATCACAGCCTCTGGTTTTGGCCAAAATTGGCCTTATCACATTGAAAACGCTTTGCGCTTGCCAATATATGCAGACAACAAAGGCGATGGTAATTATACCAAGCAATGTAAACTACCATTTAACTATGCAGGCACAACCTACCAAGGTTGTATCACACGTGACCATGATAAACCTTGGTGTTACACGGAGCTTGATGAGAATGGCAAAGGTATTGCCTCAAAGTGGGGAAATTGCGCGCCAAGCGGAGCTAAGATCCCAACTGGATATGTGGGTAACATCAGCGCCAATATTAACAACCTAACGACCAGCAACCGCCATTTAATCAATAAATCAGGCAGCAACTACGGTATGTTAGATATTGATTGGCAAAACCGCACAATTAAAATGTCTATTCAAACGGCAGATGAAGAAGCGGTATCCACGGTGATCACCTTTTAA
- a CDS encoding carboxymuconolactone decarboxylase family protein, with product MTMRLNYIEAAPGAMDILLTQERYLKEQFAASKTLSLTILELIKLRISQINQCAFCINMHTKEAIAQGEKPQRIISLNAWRDMPIYNTVERCALAWAEQQIQQVPITLQDVETALETFNEQDLVNLTVAVNAINSWNKFAKAFNPSI from the coding sequence ATGACGATGCGTTTAAACTACATTGAAGCAGCACCTGGCGCGATGGATATTTTGCTCACCCAAGAGCGCTATTTAAAGGAGCAGTTTGCAGCCAGCAAAACCCTTTCGCTAACCATTTTAGAATTAATCAAGTTACGTATTTCACAAATCAACCAGTGCGCATTTTGTATTAATATGCATACTAAAGAAGCCATAGCACAAGGTGAAAAACCACAGAGAATTATTAGCTTAAACGCTTGGCGAGATATGCCGATTTATAACACTGTGGAACGATGCGCCCTTGCATGGGCTGAACAACAAATACAACAAGTGCCAATAACTTTGCAAGACGTTGAAACCGCACTTGAAACATTTAATGAACAAGATTTAGTCAATTTGACAGTGGCGGTTAATGCGATCAATAGTTGGAACAAATTTGCCAAGGCATTTAATCCCAGTATTTAA
- a CDS encoding helix-turn-helix domain-containing protein codes for MGTGLSFKIFKPKGRLSRYIQAIWFASINDQDPVHWHLNSDGCTGLIFNLGEAICLDNTVLTMGVSTLPLSTKTTHIMLPARCRLVGVRFNPAVSHPSVDITKRQPTQLNLSAKQNELYKNIFHTLLALSKPQVHLVAIYRWLSDSLAIICPPPNALAYTIQSINHKTALISQRQLERQFKQWLGITPKHFQRIIRVQKTLNTLKKKPFLSLAQVATMNGFADQSHMTKELKQIALITPKQYRSIICDYAKLPNQAQLNSHTDSNNQRFTSIGYSTDPEIAN; via the coding sequence ATGGGCACAGGGTTAAGCTTTAAGATATTTAAACCAAAAGGTAGGTTGTCACGCTATATACAAGCTATTTGGTTTGCCAGCATAAATGACCAAGACCCTGTGCATTGGCACCTCAATAGTGATGGCTGTACAGGCCTCATTTTTAACTTGGGGGAGGCGATTTGTCTAGATAACACGGTGCTTACGATGGGAGTATCTACACTCCCTTTAAGTACAAAAACAACTCATATCATGCTACCTGCACGCTGCCGCCTAGTTGGTGTAAGGTTCAACCCTGCAGTTAGTCATCCAAGTGTCGATATTACAAAGCGCCAACCCACACAACTCAATCTATCGGCAAAACAAAATGAATTATACAAAAACATATTTCACACTCTCTTGGCTCTTTCCAAGCCTCAAGTACACCTAGTTGCAATCTACCGTTGGTTATCTGATAGCTTAGCAATAATCTGTCCCCCTCCTAATGCGCTTGCATATACGATTCAATCCATCAACCACAAAACAGCATTAATTAGTCAACGCCAACTTGAACGGCAATTTAAACAATGGCTTGGGATCACGCCAAAACATTTTCAACGAATAATTCGCGTACAAAAAACCCTAAACACATTGAAAAAAAAGCCCTTTTTATCCCTAGCACAGGTAGCAACCATGAATGGCTTTGCAGATCAGTCGCATATGACCAAAGAACTCAAGCAAATCGCGCTGATCACACCAAAACAATACCGCTCAATCATTTGCGATTATGCCAAGTTACCAAACCAAGCTCAGCTCAATAGTCACACTGACTCGAATAATCAACGCTTTACCTCAATTGGCTATTCAACTGACCCAGAAATTGCTAATTAA
- a CDS encoding NAD(P)H-dependent oxidoreductase, protein MNVHLIVAHPNPDSFNYALHKTALATLKNCNLLVSESDLYKDNFDPVTSDKDTPNFPALEYYSVAKAQRWAQEHQGFEASIEREQAKLMACDLLILQFPLWWWSFPAILKGWIDRVLTAGFAYGQGATLAPKKVMYSLTTGGASNEQERAYYQAKIDGLYQDVFGFMGWQVLPPYIAHGVQKINDDARIELLDNYKQHLNCVLKQVSDT, encoded by the coding sequence GTGAACGTACATCTTATTGTTGCCCACCCTAACCCTGATTCATTTAACTATGCGCTACATAAAACCGCGTTAGCCACATTAAAAAACTGTAATTTATTGGTCAGTGAATCAGACTTATATAAAGATAACTTTGACCCCGTTACCAGTGACAAAGATACGCCTAATTTTCCAGCGCTTGAGTATTATAGTGTTGCCAAAGCACAACGCTGGGCTCAGGAGCATCAAGGATTTGAGGCATCAATTGAACGTGAACAAGCCAAGCTGATGGCGTGTGACTTACTGATACTGCAATTTCCGCTTTGGTGGTGGTCATTCCCTGCTATTTTAAAAGGCTGGATAGACAGAGTACTTACCGCTGGCTTTGCTTATGGTCAAGGTGCCACACTTGCTCCTAAAAAAGTAATGTATTCACTAACGACTGGCGGAGCAAGTAACGAGCAAGAGCGGGCATATTATCAGGCCAAAATTGATGGCTTATACCAAGATGTGTTTGGCTTTATGGGTTGGCAAGTACTGCCGCCGTATATTGCCCATGGCGTACAAAAAATAAATGATGATGCACGAATAGAGCTACTCGATAATTATAAGCAACACCTCAATTGTGTATTAAAACAAGTGAGCGATACTTAA
- a CDS encoding DUF7661 family protein has translation MYKFNVFGSEMSVFRKENEWQLFKESTTGIRARVYDVVIPQSLEPGEIAQYLDDIFHEMASKKHPTVERLS, from the coding sequence ATGTATAAATTTAATGTATTTGGTAGCGAAATGTCGGTTTTCCGCAAAGAAAACGAATGGCAACTATTTAAAGAGTCTACAACGGGCATACGAGCAAGGGTATACGATGTTGTTATTCCACAATCCCTTGAGCCAGGCGAGATAGCACAGTATTTAGATGATATTTTTCATGAAATGGCGTCTAAAAAGCACCCAACTGTTGAACGGTTGAGTTAA
- a CDS encoding 2-hydroxymuconate tautomerase family protein, with translation MPYINVKITEEGVTNEQKQAIIKGCTQLMVDVLDKNPQTTFVIIEEVDTDNWGIGFEQVTALRQRTL, from the coding sequence ATGCCTTACATTAATGTAAAAATCACTGAAGAAGGTGTGACGAATGAACAAAAGCAAGCCATTATCAAAGGCTGTACTCAGTTAATGGTTGATGTGCTGGATAAAAACCCGCAGACAACTTTTGTGATAATAGAAGAAGTTGATACTGATAACTGGGGGATCGGTTTTGAACAAGTGACAGCGCTAAGGCAGCGCACGTTGTGA
- a CDS encoding nuclear transport factor 2 family protein, with the protein MTHRQSEQSDLAVVISLVEKYFYGLHHGDTKLLSNLFHADVCLKAPNSRRNLQQWLADVSNRDTPAQLGHAFDYAILAIEIVKDQAMVKVQCPLFNFHYVDFLGLLKEQGNWLIVNKMYTDISA; encoded by the coding sequence ATGACACATCGTCAATCAGAGCAAAGCGACTTAGCAGTGGTTATATCACTTGTTGAAAAATACTTTTACGGCCTACATCATGGAGATACAAAGTTATTGTCAAACCTGTTTCACGCCGATGTTTGTTTAAAAGCACCGAACAGTCGCAGGAATCTACAACAATGGTTAGCGGATGTGTCTAACAGAGATACTCCCGCCCAGTTGGGGCACGCTTTTGATTATGCAATTTTAGCTATTGAGATTGTAAAAGATCAAGCCATGGTTAAAGTGCAGTGTCCGTTGTTTAATTTTCACTATGTGGATTTTTTGGGATTGCTTAAAGAGCAAGGCAACTGGCTAATAGTCAACAAAATGTACACCGATATTAGCGCATAG
- a CDS encoding glutathione S-transferase family protein: MYTLYYSPRACSLAIQVVLRELGQNFELVDKKDVADFSAINPVGNIPVLVDETKIMTEGVAILLYLLHKHSSPMLPVDPQGYQSAVQDMLFANATMHPAYSKLFFIAQNVNDEQVKQDMLHAASARINQLWQVVESRLAQNAFLGGEQPSVADILLCVYSHWGSFFAVDIVIGKHTRAMLSRIEAMDSFQRAIAAEQPHSSAAL, from the coding sequence ATGTACACCTTATATTACTCACCCAGAGCCTGCTCATTAGCCATTCAAGTTGTATTGCGGGAACTTGGTCAGAACTTTGAACTTGTTGATAAAAAAGACGTTGCTGATTTTAGTGCCATAAACCCTGTTGGTAACATTCCAGTATTGGTTGATGAAACTAAAATAATGACTGAAGGCGTTGCTATTTTGTTGTATCTATTACATAAACATAGCAGCCCCATGTTGCCAGTTGACCCACAAGGTTACCAAAGTGCAGTACAAGATATGCTGTTTGCGAATGCCACGATGCACCCTGCGTATTCAAAGCTATTTTTTATCGCTCAAAATGTAAATGATGAACAGGTAAAACAAGATATGTTACATGCTGCATCTGCTCGTATTAATCAACTGTGGCAGGTCGTTGAGTCACGTTTAGCGCAGAATGCCTTTTTAGGTGGCGAGCAGCCATCTGTTGCCGATATTTTGCTTTGTGTTTACTCTCACTGGGGAAGCTTCTTTGCCGTGGATATCGTGATTGGTAAACACACACGCGCCATGCTCTCTCGCATTGAGGCAATGGATAGCTTTCAACGTGCTATTGCAGCAGAGCAACCTCACTCTAGTGCCGCCCTTTAG
- a CDS encoding LysR family transcriptional regulator — MDKLRAMRLFVRLADLGSFTQVAEQINSSKSMISKEISRLESELGVRLLHRSTRNVKLTDIGHGYLQRVREILHKVDEADIFAQDLQQNIKGKLKINAPMALGITDLATLFADFMQSNPDIELDIHLGDESIDLVEQGFDLGFRASSTPIDSNYVGRPLTQFSYKVCASAEYLNRHPCINTATDLKTHNCFVYSYFQGKNVWPLEGGVAIGGSLKVNSTVFMMESIKRGLGIGFIPDFVCQTDIEQGEIIELLPLATRPKLTLYALYPARHFVPPKIIQCIDYLQQWFSNKSGTNTM, encoded by the coding sequence ATGGATAAACTAAGAGCAATGCGACTGTTTGTACGACTTGCTGATTTAGGTAGCTTTACCCAAGTTGCAGAACAAATTAACTCATCTAAATCCATGATTAGCAAAGAGATAAGCAGGCTTGAAAGTGAGTTGGGTGTGCGCTTATTGCATCGTTCAACACGCAATGTAAAGCTCACTGATATTGGCCACGGTTATTTGCAACGAGTGAGAGAAATTTTACATAAAGTAGATGAAGCCGACATATTTGCCCAAGACTTACAACAAAACATAAAAGGTAAACTCAAGATCAACGCACCTATGGCGTTGGGTATCACCGACTTGGCAACACTATTTGCCGATTTTATGCAAAGTAACCCAGATATTGAGTTAGATATTCATTTGGGCGATGAGTCTATTGATTTAGTTGAGCAGGGCTTTGACTTGGGCTTTAGAGCCTCTAGCACACCGATTGACTCTAACTATGTTGGTCGGCCATTAACTCAATTTAGCTACAAGGTGTGTGCCTCTGCTGAGTATTTAAACCGGCATCCTTGTATCAATACCGCAACGGATTTAAAAACGCATAACTGCTTTGTATATAGTTATTTTCAAGGCAAGAATGTGTGGCCTCTAGAGGGCGGGGTTGCGATAGGCGGAAGTCTAAAAGTAAACAGCACGGTATTTATGATGGAATCCATTAAACGCGGTCTAGGTATTGGTTTTATTCCTGACTTTGTATGTCAAACTGACATTGAGCAAGGCGAAATCATAGAGCTACTACCATTAGCAACCAGGCCAAAGCTCACTTTATATGCACTCTACCCAGCGAGACATTTTGTGCCTCCCAAAATTATTCAGTGCATTGATTATTTACAGCAGTGGTTCAGCAACAAATCTGGCACAAACACAATGTAG
- a CDS encoding TIGR03643 family protein: MDCSESKQSRIIEMAWEDRTPFEAIEQLYGLNESQVIVLMRRNLKPSSFKLWRRRMNGRVTKHKKLRHPDIDRGYCPTQYKR; encoded by the coding sequence ATGGACTGTAGTGAAAGCAAACAAAGTCGCATTATAGAAATGGCGTGGGAAGATAGGACGCCTTTTGAAGCCATTGAGCAATTATACGGGCTAAATGAGTCTCAAGTCATTGTGCTAATGCGGCGCAATTTGAAGCCAAGTAGCTTTAAGCTTTGGAGGCGTCGTATGAACGGTAGAGTCACTAAGCACAAAAAATTGCGTCATCCAGATATTGATAGAGGCTATTGCCCAACGCAGTACAAAAGATGA
- a CDS encoding GNAT family N-acetyltransferase yields MQAIISTERLVLRPFKQSDATRVAKLAGDKCISEMTKNIPYPYSEVMAVQWIATHKAQFESGNSVVYAITRTQSDDVIGSLGFVEINEGVGTLGYWLGVDFWGQGFALEAVKGLVHYYRNEKGLRGLEATHFAENTRSRTVIEKFGLQYVQDSKIEVRGEQRAICMHRVQF; encoded by the coding sequence ATGCAAGCCATTATTAGCACTGAGCGCTTGGTACTCAGACCGTTTAAACAAAGCGATGCAACGCGTGTGGCAAAACTTGCAGGCGATAAATGTATTAGCGAGATGACCAAAAATATTCCTTATCCCTACTCAGAGGTTATGGCTGTGCAGTGGATTGCCACGCATAAAGCACAATTTGAAAGTGGCAATAGCGTGGTGTATGCAATTACCAGAACACAGAGCGATGATGTTATTGGTTCACTTGGATTTGTTGAGATTAACGAGGGCGTTGGCACCTTAGGCTATTGGTTAGGTGTTGATTTTTGGGGTCAAGGTTTTGCGCTAGAAGCGGTAAAAGGGCTTGTTCACTATTATCGAAATGAGAAAGGATTAAGAGGCCTTGAGGCAACTCACTTTGCTGAAAACACACGCTCACGGACCGTGATTGAAAAATTTGGCTTGCAGTATGTGCAAGACTCCAAAATAGAAGTACGCGGTGAACAAAGAGCGATTTGCATGCATAGAGTGCAGTTCTAA
- a CDS encoding GNAT family N-acetyltransferase, translating to MALVLAKDAHIAQLMAWFKNEPQLTEWAGPNFRYPFEPKSFKADLQTDRITSCALQSQQGLLLAFGQFYMRFGRCHLARLVVNPEQRGQGVANLLLNALCKRGLQSLNAKQCGLFVYNDNHSAIHAYEKFGFVIHQSPEHELVEHCVYMVMSS from the coding sequence ATGGCATTAGTTTTAGCGAAAGATGCACATATTGCCCAGTTAATGGCTTGGTTTAAGAATGAGCCGCAGCTTACCGAATGGGCTGGGCCAAACTTTAGATACCCTTTTGAGCCAAAATCGTTTAAAGCTGACTTACAAACAGACAGGATAACGAGTTGTGCGCTGCAATCACAACAAGGCCTGCTGCTAGCTTTTGGTCAGTTCTATATGCGTTTTGGCCGTTGTCATTTAGCGCGGCTTGTTGTTAACCCTGAGCAAAGAGGTCAAGGGGTAGCGAATTTACTGCTTAATGCACTTTGTAAACGGGGTTTACAGTCACTCAACGCAAAACAGTGTGGGCTGTTTGTTTATAACGACAATCATTCTGCGATACATGCTTACGAAAAGTTTGGCTTTGTTATACACCAAAGCCCTGAGCACGAACTAGTCGAGCACTGCGTGTATATGGTTATGTCTAGCTAG
- a CDS encoding LysE family translocator, whose translation MELIISLVLTTALLLGSPGPAPLALAGVGASFGFRRGVGFLAGILTGLLVVIILVAAGLGTLFTAYPSLKLLCQLTAGGYLLFVAYKIATAQGGVTSQADQAPVFREGFVLNLINPKAYAAFLAIFANNMLQTQSPLLSAALTGAVCFLVAVVVDTLWMAAGAKLRPLFAKPQQAKWLRILFACALAGSVVIALVD comes from the coding sequence GTGGAACTTATCATTTCGTTGGTGTTGACCACAGCATTACTTTTAGGCTCCCCAGGTCCTGCCCCATTAGCTTTAGCGGGTGTTGGCGCCAGCTTTGGTTTTCGTCGAGGTGTGGGGTTTTTGGCAGGAATTTTAACTGGGTTACTGGTGGTGATCATCCTAGTTGCCGCTGGCCTAGGCACGTTATTTACCGCTTATCCCTCGCTAAAGCTGCTATGTCAACTAACTGCAGGTGGGTATTTACTGTTTGTGGCTTATAAAATTGCCACAGCACAAGGGGGAGTGACTAGCCAAGCAGATCAGGCTCCCGTATTTAGAGAAGGATTTGTTCTAAATCTGATTAACCCCAAAGCGTATGCAGCGTTTTTAGCTATTTTTGCTAACAATATGCTACAAACTCAAAGCCCTTTGCTGAGTGCTGCTCTGACTGGCGCAGTATGTTTTTTGGTGGCAGTCGTTGTAGATACCCTATGGATGGCTGCGGGTGCAAAGCTCAGACCGCTATTTGCCAAGCCACAGCAAGCCAAATGGTTGCGCATATTGTTTGCTTGTGCGCTTGCTGGCAGTGTTGTGATTGCATTAGTTGATTAA